DNA sequence from the Sinorhizobium sp. RAC02 genome:
CATCTAAAAAACACCGAGGAAACACGCCATGCAGACCGAAGCGAGTTTTATCATCCGCAATGCGCGGGTGCTGACGATGGATGAGGCGAACCCACGCGCGAGCGCCGTCGCCGTTTCCGGCAACCGCATCCTGGCGGTCGGTTCCGAAGCGCAGATCGATGCCTTTTCCGGTCCTGACACACATGTCATCGATGCCAAGGGCGGCACGGTGCTGCCAGGCTTCAACGAAGCGCATATGCACATTTTCGGCGGTTCCGCAGAACTGCGCGAACTCTCGCTTTACGGCATGAAAGGCTTTGATGCGCTGGAAAACGCATTGAAGGCCTATGCCGCAGAATATCCGGAGCGCAACCTGCTGATCGCGCAGCACGCGGACTACACGATCCTCTCCGACGACGAGCGCGTAACCCGCCACCACCTCGACCGCATCCTGCCGGATCGCGCCGTGCTGATCTTCGCGCCGGACCACCACACCGCCTGGGCCAATACGCTGGCGCTGAAACTCGGTGGCATTCTTGAAGGTGGCGATGTCGGCATCGGCAACGAGATCGTCATGGCTGAGGATGGGCTTGCCAGTGGTGAACTGCGCGAAAGCAATGCCATCCGCCCCGTTTCCGCACTGAGCGAAACAGGCGGGCGCGAAATGCTCGGCGTCGGCACGGGCGGCGATCCGGACCATGTGACGGCGGAACAGCGCGCCGGCGACATCGAGATCATCAAGGAAGGCCTCGCCTACGTCGCCTCGCTCGGCATCACCTCGCTGCAGAACATGGACGGCAGCCTCTACCAGCTGGAAATGCTGGACGAGATCGAGAAGACGGTCGGCCTGCCGGTACGCGTGCGCATGCCCTTCCACATGAAGAATTTCATGCCGCTCTCGGACATCGAGACCAAGGCGGCCGCCTGGCGTGAGCGTTTCAATTCCGATCGCTTGCGTTCGGACTTCGTGAAGCTCTTCATGGACGGCGTGACGGAATCCGGCACTGCCGTCTTCGTCGACGACTATTGCCATCAGCCGGGCCTGAAGGGCGATCCGCTGTTCTCGCAGGAGCATTTCGACAATGTCGCCATTACGGCCGACAAGCTTGGCCTGCCGGTGGCGGTGCATGCCATCGGCGACGGCGCAGTGCGCATGGTGCTGAATGGCTACGAGGCCGCCATCAAGGCGAATGGCAAGCGCGACAGCCGCAACCGCATCGAGCACATCGAGGTCGTGCATCCCGACGACATTCCGCGCTTCAAGCAGCTCGGCACTGTCGCATCAATGCAGCCGACCCACCCGCCGGGCAGCGCCGGCCTGCCGCTCGAACCGTACCTCTCCTATATCGGCGAGGCGCGTTGGCCCTATGCCTTCGCCTGGCGCACGCTGGTCGATGCCGGTGCGGAGATCGTCTTTGCCACCGACTGGCCGGTCTCGCCACTCGACCCGATGAACTGCATCCAGTGCGCTATGTCACGCGACGTCTGGAAGGACGGTATGAAGGACGAGCGCCTTTCCCTGCACGAGACACTTGCCGCCTATACGAAGAACGGCGCCTGGGTGGAGTTCATGGAGGATCGCAAGGGCGTGCTGAAGGCCGGCTACCTCGCCGATATTGTCGTGCTCTCCGCCGACGTGGAGGCAACCGAGTTCACCAGCCTCGCCGAAGTGCGTCCCGTCACCACCATCTGCGACGGCCGCATCACCTATCAGGCCTGATCCGGAAAAGAAGCCCTATCGACTAGGGCAAATCCATGCGATAGGCCGGGCGATCAATCGCCCGGTCTTTTCATGTACATCGCCGAAATCCTCGCCCTTTCCGCCGCCGTCTGCATTGCGATGAGCGGCATGCTCGTCAGCGAATTGCGGGGTCGCCTGCCGCTCCTCGATCTCGCTCGCCTGCAGATGCTTGCCGCCTTCCTGATGACGGGGGTCGTGTCGCTCGTCATCGGCGGCTGGCGCACCGTGGAGCTCTGGCAGTTCGGCTACCTGGCAGCCTCCAGTCTCTTCGGTATCATCATCGCCAGCACCACCTATTTCGCGACGATCTATACGGCTGGCCCTCGCACCACCGCCCTGCTCTTTTCGCTCACCTCGCCCTTCGCAGTGCTGCTCGGCTATGTCTTCCTGGGCGAAACCCTGTCCGGCCAGCAGGGCATCGGCATCGCCTGCGTGCTGCTCGGCATCCTGCTGGCGATCGGCGCCCGCTCGCCGTCGAAGACCACGGCTGTCGAGCGCACGCCCTGGTTTGGAATAGCGCTCGGCGTCGTTACCGCCTTCGGGCAGGCGCTCGGCAGCCTCGCCGCCCGCCCTGCCATGGCGAGCGGCGTCGAACCGTTCACCGCGATGGCCGTGCGCTCGGGCCTTGCGGCCGCGTTCTTCGTGCTGCTGATGGTCGTTCCGCATCCGATGTTGAAGCCCGCGCCAACCATCACGAAACGGTCGCTTGGCTTTGCAGTCGGCTCTGCCTTCTTCGGCGTCGGACTTGGCATGTCGCTGCTGATGGCGGCACTGGCACATGGCAATGTCGGGATCGTCTCGACGCTATCGTCGATGACGCCAGTCGTTATCCTGCCGATGATCTGGGCGCGCACCGGCATCGTGCCGCCCGCGCCCGCCTGGGTGGGCGCGGCGCTGGCGGTGATCGGCACGGGCTTGATCAGTCTCTAGCCCGGTCGGCCGAGATCAACGAGATAGGTGTTTTCTTCCCGCGACCTGACATAGTCTTCCGGGCGAATTTCCGCAAAAAGCAGGGTTTCCCCTTCCGCGGGGGCTTCGGCAAGCAGCTTGCCATCTGGGGCGGCGATGCGCGACAGGCCGGCATAGGTGAAATTGTCGTCGGCGCCGCAATGGTTGATGTAGGCGACGAAAACCTGGTTCTCGAAGGCGCGGACCTGGATCATATGATTGGCGATGAAGGTGCCGGAAGACCCCTTCGGTAGCGCCGTCGGAACCACGACGAGCTCGGCGCCGGCAAGTGCAAGGCGGCGGACGTTTTCGGGGAACTCCACATCGTAGCAGATCAGCATGCCGAGACGGATACCGCCTAGCTCCACCATGACCGAGGTTGGAACGCCGGGTTTGAAGGCATTTCGCTCGTACTCACCGTAGAGATGGGACTTCCGGTAGACGGCATTGGTGCCGATGCCGTCTGTGAAGAGCGCGCTGTTGTAGGTTACCGTGCCCTCCTGCTCGGCGAAACCGGCCACGATGGCAATGCCGTTTTCCCGCGCAATGGCACTGAGGCGTGTCGCAACGTCGCCGGTCGCGGGTGAAGCAAGCCGCGCAAATGCCGACTCCCCTGCCCCGTAGCCAGTGACCGCAAGCTCCGGCACGATCAGCAGCTTGGCGCCGCCCGCCGCGGCATCCGCGGCCGCAGCCGCGATGTGCTCGATATTGGCCTCGCCGTCACCGGCAATGGCGTGCATCTGGAGGGCGGCGATCCGCATGCTGGCTCCCGTTTTGTTTTACACAGTTTCCGAACGCGGAACCGTTTCTCTAATCCTTCGACGACATGGCGCCCAGCAGCTTTGGCAGGTCGCCGAAGCGTGCGACGAGGCCAAAGATGGTGGCGGCGATCGCCACGAACAGCACCGTGACCGAGGCCATCGTCGGCGTATAACCATAGCGCAACGCGTTGAAGATCTTGATCGGCAGCGTCTCCATCGTGAAGCCGATCGTCATGTACGCCACGATATATTCGTTGAGCGACAAGACGAAGGCGAAAGCATACCCCGAGACGAGGTAGGGCAGGATCAGCGGCAGGACGACGGTGCGGAAAATCGTGCGATCGTCTGCGCCCATCGTTGCGGCGGCTTCCACCAGCGAGCGGTCGATGGAGGAGAAGCCGAGCGACAGCGTCACCAGCGGCAGCGTCACGAAGAAGATGGCATGGCTGATGACGGCAGTTGCAGGCTGGCCATAGAAGCCGGTTGTCGCCCAGAAGGTGAGCAGGCCGAGCGCCGTGATGACCGGCGGCAGCGTGAAGGGTGCGACGCCGAGCAATTGAAAGATGTTTGCCCACGGCGCATGGCGACGCCACAGGAACCAGGCGAGCGGCAGCGCGATGAGAAGTGCCACGGCGGCTGAAAGGGCCGCGAGCGTGATCGACGCGAAGAGCGCGTTGCGCCACTCGACATTGGCGAAGATCTCACCGTACCAGCCCAGCGAGAATCCTTTCGGCGGGAAGGCGAGATCCTGTTTCTCGTTCACCGACACACCGGCGACGACGATGATCGGCAGCGACAGGAAGAGGCCGATGAGGCTGAAATAGGCCTTCTGCAGGAACCCGGTCATGCGGCTTCTCCCTTGCGGCCGGCGATGACCGTGAGTGCGACGAGGCCGAGCGTGACGAGCACGAGGAACACGGCCATGGCGGCGGCGAACGGCATGTTCGACTGGTAGATCGCCTGGTCGGTGATGAGCACCGAGAGCGTCCAGTGCTGCGGTCGGCCGAGAATCTGCGGCAGCAGGTAGGAGCCGAGCGCGAAGATGAAGACCATGATCAGCGTGGCGACGATGGTGTTACGCAGCGCCGGCACGACGACGGTGAAGAAGGACTTTATCGGCGATGCACCGAGCGTGCGCGCGGCTTCCGTCAAAGTCGGGTCGAGCCGAACGAGAGCGGGATAGAGCACGAGCACGGTGTAGGGCAGCGCCTGGTAGGTCATGGCGGTGAGCACCGCGCCAAAACTCGGGTTCAACGCCACGGGCTGGTCCATCACACCGAGCATGACAAGCAGGTTGGTGATGCCGGCAGTGCGTGAAAACAATGTCGACCAGGCAAAACCGATGATGACTTCCGACAGCGACAGGATCGACAGCAGGGCGACCAGCCAGAGCACCTGCGTCCGGCGTTTAGCGCGCGACAGCAGGTAGGTGAAGGGAACAGCCAGCACGACGCAGCAAATGGCGACGGTGACGGCGAGAAACAGCGAGAAGCCGAGCACCTTGCCGAAGAACAGGCTGAGGAACCGGGCGTAATTGTCGAAGACGAAGTCCGGCGTGTAGAAGCCGGACGGATCGCGCCGGAAGAACGAGACGGCGATCATCGTCGCGAAAGGCACGACGAAGAAGACAATCAGCATGCCCGCGGGAAAGAACAGCGGGCCATAGTCGGTGAGTTTTTGCGGGGCTTCGCGTCTCATGACTTCAGCACCACGCAGTCTGCGGGGTTGAGCTGGAGGCCGACCGACTGGCCGACGGCGACGTCCGGCCGGGCGTTCGGCATGGAGACGGCGACGATCTGCTTTCCACCGGCTTCGACAAAGGTCTCGATCGTGCCGCCGAGATCGCGCACGAAGGTGACGGTGCCGGTGATCGGGGCATTGCCGGGTGCGGTGAGATGAACGTCTTCCGGGCGCACCGAAATGATGCCGGATTTCAGGCCTGCGGGAATGGCAAGACCTGAA
Encoded proteins:
- a CDS encoding ABC transporter permease, which gives rise to MRREAPQKLTDYGPLFFPAGMLIVFFVVPFATMIAVSFFRRDPSGFYTPDFVFDNYARFLSLFFGKVLGFSLFLAVTVAICCVVLAVPFTYLLSRAKRRTQVLWLVALLSILSLSEVIIGFAWSTLFSRTAGITNLLVMLGVMDQPVALNPSFGAVLTAMTYQALPYTVLVLYPALVRLDPTLTEAARTLGASPIKSFFTVVVPALRNTIVATLIMVFIFALGSYLLPQILGRPQHWTLSVLITDQAIYQSNMPFAAAMAVFLVLVTLGLVALTVIAGRKGEAA
- a CDS encoding DMT family transporter, which codes for MYIAEILALSAAVCIAMSGMLVSELRGRLPLLDLARLQMLAAFLMTGVVSLVIGGWRTVELWQFGYLAASSLFGIIIASTTYFATIYTAGPRTTALLFSLTSPFAVLLGYVFLGETLSGQQGIGIACVLLGILLAIGARSPSKTTAVERTPWFGIALGVVTAFGQALGSLAARPAMASGVEPFTAMAVRSGLAAAFFVLLMVVPHPMLKPAPTITKRSLGFAVGSAFFGVGLGMSLLMAALAHGNVGIVSTLSSMTPVVILPMIWARTGIVPPAPAWVGAALAVIGTGLISL
- a CDS encoding ABC transporter permease, whose product is MTGFLQKAYFSLIGLFLSLPIIVVAGVSVNEKQDLAFPPKGFSLGWYGEIFANVEWRNALFASITLAALSAAVALLIALPLAWFLWRRHAPWANIFQLLGVAPFTLPPVITALGLLTFWATTGFYGQPATAVISHAIFFVTLPLVTLSLGFSSIDRSLVEAAATMGADDRTIFRTVVLPLILPYLVSGYAFAFVLSLNEYIVAYMTIGFTMETLPIKIFNALRYGYTPTMASVTVLFVAIAATIFGLVARFGDLPKLLGAMSSKD
- a CDS encoding amidohydrolase, with amino-acid sequence MQTEASFIIRNARVLTMDEANPRASAVAVSGNRILAVGSEAQIDAFSGPDTHVIDAKGGTVLPGFNEAHMHIFGGSAELRELSLYGMKGFDALENALKAYAAEYPERNLLIAQHADYTILSDDERVTRHHLDRILPDRAVLIFAPDHHTAWANTLALKLGGILEGGDVGIGNEIVMAEDGLASGELRESNAIRPVSALSETGGREMLGVGTGGDPDHVTAEQRAGDIEIIKEGLAYVASLGITSLQNMDGSLYQLEMLDEIEKTVGLPVRVRMPFHMKNFMPLSDIETKAAAWRERFNSDRLRSDFVKLFMDGVTESGTAVFVDDYCHQPGLKGDPLFSQEHFDNVAITADKLGLPVAVHAIGDGAVRMVLNGYEAAIKANGKRDSRNRIEHIEVVHPDDIPRFKQLGTVASMQPTHPPGSAGLPLEPYLSYIGEARWPYAFAWRTLVDAGAEIVFATDWPVSPLDPMNCIQCAMSRDVWKDGMKDERLSLHETLAAYTKNGAWVEFMEDRKGVLKAGYLADIVVLSADVEATEFTSLAEVRPVTTICDGRITYQA
- a CDS encoding carbon-nitrogen hydrolase family protein → MRIAALQMHAIAGDGEANIEHIAAAAADAAAGGAKLLIVPELAVTGYGAGESAFARLASPATGDVATRLSAIARENGIAIVAGFAEQEGTVTYNSALFTDGIGTNAVYRKSHLYGEYERNAFKPGVPTSVMVELGGIRLGMLICYDVEFPENVRRLALAGAELVVVPTALPKGSSGTFIANHMIQVRAFENQVFVAYINHCGADDNFTYAGLSRIAAPDGKLLAEAPAEGETLLFAEIRPEDYVRSREENTYLVDLGRPG